The sequence GTGGTCCTCATTGTGCGTTTAGTTCCTGAATAACGTTTGGTTAATCTTTTAGGTTGTTGTCCGATGCTGTGATAGTTGATCTTTCCTGAGTTTATTGTTCCCTATTATGCTTGTTGATCCTGCTTGATATGACGTAATTGTTCTGTGCTGTACTTATTAATCCTTCTTGAACTAACTGTCTCATATCGTGCTTGTTGATCCTGCTTGATATGACGTAATTGTTCTGTGCTGTACTTATTAATCCTTCTTGAGCTAACTGTCTCATATCGTGGTTGTTGATCCTGCTTGATATGATGTAATTGTTCTGTGCTGTACTTATTAATCCTTCTTGAGCTAACTGTCTCATATCGTGCTTGTTGATCCTGCTTGATATGACGTATTTGTTCTGTGCTGTACTTATTAATCCTTCTTGAGCTAACTGTCTCATATCGTGGTTGTTGATCCTGCTTGATATGATGTAATTGTTCTGTGCTGTACTTATTAATCCTTCTTGAGCTAACTGTCTCATATCGTGCTTGTTGATCCTGCTTGATATGACGTAATTGTTCTGTGCTGTACTTATTAATCCTTCTTGAACTAACTGTCTCATATCGTGCTTGTTGATCCTGCTTGATATGACGTAATTGTTCTGTGCTGTACTTATTAATCCTTCTTGAGCTAACTGTCTCATATCGTGGTTGTTGATCCTGCTTGATATGACGTAATTGTTCTGTGCTGTACTTATTAATCCTTCTTGAGCTAACTGTCTCATATCGTGGTTGTTGATCCTGCTTGATATGACGTAATTGTTCTGTGCTGTACTTATTAATCCTTCTTGAGCTAGCTGTCTCATATCGTGCTTGTTGATCCTGCTTGATATGACGTAATTGTTCTGTGCTGTACTTATTAATCCTTCTTGAGCTAACTGTCTCATATCGTGCTTGTTGATCCTGCTTGATATGACGTAATTGTTCTGTGCTGTACTTATTAATCCTTCTTGAGCTAACTGTCTCATATCGTGCTTGTTGATCCTGCTTGATATGACGTAATTGTTCTGTGCTGTACTTATTAATCCTTCTTGAGCTAGCTGTCTCTTATCGTGGTTGTTGATCCTGCTTGATATGACGTAATTGTTCTATGCTGTACTTATTAATCCTTCTTGAGCTAACTGTCTCATATCGTGGTTGTTGATCCTGCTTGATATGACGTAATTGTTCTGTGCTGTACTTATTAATCCTTCTTGAGCTAACTGTCTCATATCGTGCTTGTTGATCCTGCTTGATATGACGTAATTGTTCTATGCTGTACTTATTAATCCTTCTTGAGCTAACTGTCTCATATCGTGGTTGTTGATCCTTCTTGAGATTGTTACATAATGTACCTGTTAACCCTTCTTCAGGTTATGGTTACGTATCGTGCTTGTTGATCCTTTTCGAAATTATTGTTCCATTTTGTGCTTGTTGATCCTTCTTGATATGACGTAATTGTGATATAGTGTGCTTGTTAATCACTCTGTTGACATTATTGTTTATTATTGTGCTCTTGGATCCTTTTTGCTATGACATAATTGTTCAATAATGTGCTTGTTAATTCTTTTTGAGATTATTGTTTGTTACTGTGCTCTTTGATCGGTTTTGTGTACTGTGCTTGTCGGTCCTTCATAAGATACCATAATTGTTTCATACTGTGCTTGTTGATCCTTCTTGCTATGATATAATTGTTCCATACTGTGGTTGTTGGTCCTTCTTGAGATACCATAATTGTTCCATGCTGTGCTTGTTGGTCCTTCTTGAGATACCATAATTGTTCCATGCTGTGCTTGTTGATCCTTCTTGAGATACCATAATTGTTCCATGCTGTGCTTGTTGGTCCTTCTTGAGATACCATAATTGTTCCATGCTGTGCTTGTTGGTCCTTCTTGAGATACCATAATTGTTCCATGCTGTGCTTGTTGATCCTTCTTCAGATAACATAATTGCTCCATACTGTGCTTGTAGATCCTTCTTGAGATACCATAATTGTTCCATACTGTGCTTGTTGGTCCTTCTTGAGATAACATAATTGTTCCATACTGTGCTTGTTGGTCCTTCTTGAGATACCATAATTGTTCCATGCTGTGCTTGTTGGTCCGTCTTGAGATAGCATAATTGTTCCATACTGTGCTTGTTGATCCTTCTTGAGATACCATAATTGTTCCATGCTGTGCTTGTTGATCCTTCTTGAGATACCATAATTGTTCCATGCTGTACTTGTTGATCCTTCTTGAGATACCATAATTGTTCCATGCTGTGCTTGTTGGTCCTTCTTGAGATACCATAATTGTTCCATGCTGTGCTTGTTGGTCCTTCTTGGGATAACATAATTGTTCCATACTGTGCTTGTTGGTCCTTCTTGGGATAACATAATTGTTCCATGCTGTGACTTGTTGGTCCTTCTTGGGATAACATAATTGTTCCATACTGTGCTTGTTGGTCCTTCTTGAGATAATAACCGGGGCATGATGTAATCAACAGGCTTTCAACCCGCCACTGACCTATGACCATTGTCCACTGAAGGACAGATGTAGTATTTGCCTCCAGTGGATTATCTCCATTGAGCCGATTGGTGGTTGACAGCAAGAGCATCGGAAAGATCGCAGACAACCAGTAACATCACGAATCGTAACAGTGACTTATCCCTCACGATCAGCATGCGGACGTGGATGCCAGACGCCAAAGACGTGAACCAAAGTAATGCTCTATGacacaatccggtgatcaccTGCGGCAGATGTTGGACAGTAACAGTACATTATTATCAGAGCTGCTGCCCACACTCACCAACAGCAGCACAATTACCCCttacccctgaagatccgggttacaattgatcttcatcaacccatgctagtcgggatcaggtggtcagactcgctaccTGGCTTCACACGTCACCGTATCCTGattgcgtagaccgatgctcatcattttggtcactggattatctgatccagacccATTTACAGATAGCCATGccgctcgaatattgctgaatgcgacgtcAAATAACAAACAACCAATCGTACAATGTTAACATCAGGTATACACATGGCTAGCTCCAGAACATGTGAACATTCGTGGTGTGAGGGCCTAGCGGGCAGATGAAGGCCCACCTGCGTCACTGGGAGGAGACTTTAGACAGTTTATCATAGTTGCGGAGTAATTAATAGATATTACCACAAATCGATACTTCATTGGCCTAATTGCTCTAATTAGTTGCTACTCCGCACAAGTAAGGCAGCGGCTTTCGCGATCAATATAAAATACTGTACCCTTGGTAACAAGCGCTAGACCAACCCGTCTCCTAGAAACAGCACCGACCGACCAGAGTAGCGTCGACAATCCATTTCCGGCTAAAATATCTAACAGAGTGCCGATCACTCTCTTCGAGTCAGCCAACGCGTTCAGACCTGCGCTCGTGACCGGCACGCGAAAATGGAGCAGACGACAACTCGATGGGAGCAGGCGATGAATGGACAGCAGACGAGAATGAATTCTAACAGTGGTGTAAAAAGTGGTTCGTCTTCTGATAGTGCCTGTCAGAGTGATGCCTCGGAGAAACAGACTCTACCATCGGAATCTACTTCACGTGTACCCACAGGCGAAGACTCCCCGCCCTGGAGACTCATGGGTCCGTATTCAGAATTAAAAACTGTGAAGTGTCGCCGGGTTCACGCTAAGCTCGGATCGAGTAAGGATTTGGTATTGTTTCACGAAGAGGGGAAGCTCTATGCAATGGGAGCATGGTGCAGCCATATGGGTAAGCTAAACATTTGTTGTGTTATAAAAAGCGTATGATTTGAAAGATCCAACTCTGTTCACAATGATAAGGCCACGAGGTCaagagtagtctagtggttaaagcgttctctcgtcccCGAAAATCCGTGTTTGGctccccatgggtacaatgccaAGGCCATTGTGGTGTTCTAcgttgtggtattgctggaatattgctaaaagctgtgtaaagctaaactcaattATTCACAAACGCTGGCTGTGTGACGGACCAGGTTCA comes from Haliotis asinina isolate JCU_RB_2024 chromosome 13, JCU_Hal_asi_v2, whole genome shotgun sequence and encodes:
- the LOC137260162 gene encoding uncharacterized protein, which codes for MEQTTTRWEQAMNGQQTRMNSNSGVKSGSSSDSACQSDASEKQTLPSESTSRVPTGEDSPPWRLMGPYSELKTVKCRRVHAKLGSSKDLVLFHEEGKLYAMGAWCSHMGGPLFQGQIEDYKGTCHVMCPWHAYMFDLKTGKNELGLQQDVFPVKVEAGNVYIQHKSELSLNPFL